From the Hyphomicrobium sp. ghe19 genome, one window contains:
- a CDS encoding helix-turn-helix domain-containing protein: MVGSAQYTFWTDPDVSCEAGVVLAKVEVPPCEFSRSLRTLTPTLPPQVLLLFQVSGSGCLAQHDRSCPLYPGDWCLIDTGDRFDGSSLGDLSEYQILVLERPCTPDILALLEQGVARRFDSKAGMSRVLRSTLDEAFQQMNRLGGRSGRCLRKVITAMTWDAVREQLDAPAALGVHEIQCARLKRHIEACLADPDLCVESIAEACRTSVRSVHRVFAADAAGSVWKYVWKRRLRHCAAELRDPMQSHRSITDICFAWGFNSTSHFSRLFKEQFGVPPSRYRPASWLESGSANKDDVR, encoded by the coding sequence ATGGTCGGAAGCGCTCAGTACACATTTTGGACGGATCCCGACGTCAGCTGCGAGGCTGGCGTGGTGCTCGCCAAAGTCGAAGTGCCGCCCTGCGAGTTCAGTCGTTCGCTTCGAACGCTGACGCCGACGTTGCCGCCTCAGGTGCTTCTCCTATTTCAAGTGAGCGGGAGCGGATGTTTGGCTCAGCACGATCGCTCCTGCCCGCTCTATCCTGGAGACTGGTGTCTCATAGATACCGGCGACCGCTTTGATGGCTCGAGCTTGGGCGATCTGAGCGAATACCAGATTTTGGTTCTTGAGCGGCCTTGCACCCCTGACATCCTCGCCTTGCTCGAGCAGGGAGTGGCGCGCCGATTTGATTCCAAAGCGGGTATGTCGCGAGTCCTGCGATCCACCCTGGACGAAGCCTTTCAACAGATGAATCGCTTGGGAGGCCGCAGCGGAAGATGCTTGCGGAAAGTCATAACAGCAATGACTTGGGATGCTGTACGCGAGCAGCTGGATGCGCCGGCGGCACTGGGGGTTCACGAAATCCAGTGCGCGCGACTTAAGCGCCATATCGAGGCCTGTCTGGCCGATCCGGATCTTTGCGTTGAATCTATCGCGGAGGCTTGCAGGACATCCGTACGAAGTGTTCATCGGGTTTTCGCCGCCGACGCGGCCGGCTCGGTTTGGAAGTACGTCTGGAAGAGACGACTCAGACATTGCGCGGCCGAGCTACGAGATCCCATGCAATCGCATCGCTCCATCACCGACATTTGTTTCGCCTGGGGATTTAACAGTACCTCCCATTTCAGTCGGCTTTTCAAGGAGCAGTTCGGCGTTCCTCCGAGCAGATACCGACCAGCTTCGTGGCTCGAATCTGGAAGCGCAAACAAGGACGATGTGCGTTAG